A single window of Gossypium hirsutum isolate 1008001.06 chromosome A10, Gossypium_hirsutum_v2.1, whole genome shotgun sequence DNA harbors:
- the LOC107895815 gene encoding uncharacterized protein has protein sequence MSKPYQSSSKKSRDSYSRSNASVGYSSRDRGKQYTSPKAQATSLSSIGSVRTNKPKCQQCRRRYLGDCWMNNKGFFKCGSQNHCIPNCPELPEKEKFQNARSNSTAARRRPPRTMGNVTSSKGPTKDSAVRSEARAQTRAYAIRAQEDASSPDVIIGTFSLYDTNIIALIDPRPIHSYVRRNLVSSKRLLFFGKFDAFTV, from the exons ATGAGTAAACCATATCAGTCTTCGTCAAAGAAATCCCGAGATTCGTATAGTCGTTCCAATGCTTCAGTGGGGTATTCTAGTAGGGATCGTGGAAAGCAATATAcgagtcctaaagctcaagccactTCACTATCGAGCATTGGTAGTGTTAGAACAAACAAACCCAAGTGTCAACAGTGTAGAAGACGGTATCTTGGAGATTGTTGGATGAATAATAAAGGTTTTTTCAAATGTGGCTCACAAAATCATTGCATTCCGAATTGTCCTGAGTTacctgagaaagaaaaatttcagaatgcaaGATCGAACAGTACAGCTGCTAGAAGAAGACCACCTAGAACTATGGGAAATGTGACTAGTAGTAAAGGACCGACAAAGGACTCTGCTGTGAGATCCGAGGCTAGAGCACAaactagagcttacgctattcgtgcTCAAGAAGATGCGTCGTCACCAGATGTTATcatcggtacattttctctttatgacactaataTAATTGCCTTGATTGATCCTAGACCGATTCATTCATATGTCCGTaggaatttagtgtctagtaaga GGTTACTGTTTTTCGgcaaatttgatgcttttacggtttga